In a genomic window of Micromonospora cremea:
- a CDS encoding inositol-3-phosphate synthase produces MIERVRVAVAGVGNNTSALVQGIALCRQTGSLVGVRRAVIDGLGVGDIDFVAAFATSEEKIGKDLTEAIFMAPNNFPRLDCDLPRADVSVTKGLVDATEVDRVAAALAGAEVLLYSAPSGRPETARAYAEAACKAGVAFVNTTSDAIARDPMWAERFQVAGLPLLGDDLASQFGTSVVHNALLRLLEERGLTLVSSYQVNVGGTEDFRNLVENSNTKKQSKLNALSATDKVELAPLGYLRHLKSQKVAHLNIEAQGWGETAISLDVKLKVHDPSGAAGVNIDLIRMAASALRAGRGGCLPEASSLLKSPPGTAI; encoded by the coding sequence ATGATCGAACGGGTGAGAGTTGCGGTCGCGGGAGTCGGTAACAACACGTCAGCGTTGGTGCAGGGGATTGCTCTCTGCCGCCAGACCGGCAGCCTGGTGGGTGTTCGCAGGGCGGTAATCGACGGCCTCGGGGTGGGCGACATCGATTTCGTCGCGGCTTTCGCCACCTCCGAGGAGAAGATTGGCAAGGACCTGACCGAGGCGATCTTCATGGCGCCCAACAACTTCCCCCGTCTCGACTGCGATCTTCCCAGGGCGGATGTGTCCGTAACCAAGGGCCTTGTCGATGCGACTGAGGTGGATCGGGTGGCAGCGGCGCTGGCCGGGGCGGAGGTGCTGCTCTATTCCGCACCGAGCGGCCGGCCGGAGACGGCCCGGGCCTACGCCGAGGCGGCCTGCAAAGCCGGTGTCGCCTTCGTCAACACCACGTCCGACGCGATAGCCCGCGACCCGATGTGGGCGGAGCGGTTCCAGGTGGCCGGTCTGCCGCTGCTCGGTGACGACCTGGCCAGCCAGTTCGGCACCTCTGTCGTGCACAACGCGTTGCTGCGGTTGCTCGAGGAACGGGGGCTCACCCTGGTGAGTTCCTATCAGGTCAATGTGGGAGGTACTGAAGACTTCCGGAACCTGGTCGAGAACTCCAATACCAAGAAGCAATCCAAGCTCAATGCGCTGTCGGCGACTGACAAGGTCGAACTGGCTCCGCTCGGATACCTGCGGCATCTGAAGTCACAGAAGGTGGCGCACCTCAACATCGAGGCGCAGGGTTGGGGTGAGACGGCGATAAGCCTTGACGTGAAGCTGAAGGTGCATGACCCGAGTGGTGCCGCCGGCGTCAACATCGATCTGATTCGCATGGCGGCGAGCGCGCTCCGAGCTGGGCGTGGTGGTTGTCTTCCCGAAGCGTCGTCGCTGCTCAAGTCCCCACCTGGCACGGCGATCTGA
- a CDS encoding esterase-like activity of phytase family protein, giving the protein MSVRRAITALTAAGVAVATIGGATSATAGERHHPGGPVAFDRVATYPVFQNRPAGEDPATPTVAEISAVSPDGRTLIHTDALARRIGFLDISRADLPRGLGTLSLAQLGNAEDEPTSVAVVGKYVLVVVNTSSSYTEPSGRLDVIELASRQRVASFDLGGQPDSIAISKNQRYAAIAIENERDEEATPPGGEEGDLPQAPAGFVQIVDLTGASPADWRLRPVPLTGAGGQALPALVQAGLAAPTDPEPEYVTINSRDQLAVTLQENNGVALIDLPTGRITRVFSAGTATISGIDTVKDGTINLTGSISDVPREPDAVAWIDDRYLATANEGDWRGGTRGWSVFDSSTGRVAWDAGNSFERLAVTYGLHNEDRAAKKGTEPEGVAIAEYDGVRYAFVGSERSNFVAVYDLGNPAKPVFKQVLPATNGPEGLLPIPSRGLLAVSSEEDDASVGVRASVSLYQLGKGSPAFPSIVSGTDRAGAPIGWGALGALSAAPGERDQLYSVTDAAYSQTRILTIDAKRTPAVITGALPVKDATGTPVGYDAEGIFARPQGGFWLAVEGAKGPENKLVRLDAAGITRQTVPLPTDVAAGLAKQGLEGVTATTDRQGREIVWVAVQRELSTDPTGVVRLGRYDVAADTWSWFGYQMGSTTVPGDWMGLSEITVVGDRLAVIERDKLNGPAATVKRIYTVPLPGGAAAPGPLRVLPKTLAVDVLPALRATNGWTQEKLEGLTAAGNGQVYAITDNDAVQDATGETVLLRLGSTREVFGPN; this is encoded by the coding sequence TTGTCAGTCAGAAGAGCAATCACGGCGCTCACCGCGGCCGGGGTCGCGGTCGCCACCATCGGCGGCGCCACCTCGGCGACCGCCGGTGAGCGGCACCACCCGGGCGGTCCGGTCGCCTTCGACCGGGTCGCCACGTACCCCGTCTTCCAGAACCGTCCGGCCGGTGAGGACCCGGCGACCCCGACGGTCGCCGAGATCTCGGCCGTCAGCCCGGACGGCCGCACCCTGATCCACACCGACGCGCTGGCCCGGCGGATCGGCTTCCTCGACATCTCCCGCGCCGACCTGCCGCGCGGCCTCGGCACCCTCTCCCTGGCCCAGCTCGGCAACGCCGAGGACGAGCCCACCTCGGTCGCCGTGGTCGGGAAGTACGTGCTGGTGGTGGTGAACACCAGCAGCAGCTACACCGAGCCGTCCGGCCGGCTGGACGTGATCGAGCTGGCCAGCCGCCAGCGGGTCGCCAGCTTCGACCTCGGCGGCCAGCCCGACTCGATCGCGATCAGCAAGAACCAGCGGTACGCGGCGATCGCCATCGAGAACGAGCGTGACGAGGAGGCCACCCCGCCCGGCGGCGAGGAGGGCGACCTACCGCAGGCGCCCGCCGGCTTCGTGCAGATCGTCGACCTGACCGGCGCGTCCCCGGCCGACTGGCGACTGCGGCCCGTTCCGCTGACCGGTGCCGGCGGCCAGGCGCTGCCCGCTCTGGTCCAGGCCGGCCTCGCCGCGCCGACCGACCCGGAGCCGGAGTACGTCACCATCAACAGCCGTGACCAGCTGGCGGTGACCCTCCAAGAGAACAACGGCGTCGCCCTGATCGACCTGCCCACCGGCCGGATCACCCGCGTGTTCAGCGCGGGCACGGCGACCATCAGCGGGATCGACACCGTCAAGGACGGCACGATCAACCTGACCGGCAGCATCAGCGACGTGCCGCGCGAGCCGGACGCGGTGGCCTGGATCGACGACCGCTACCTCGCCACCGCCAACGAGGGTGACTGGCGAGGCGGCACCCGCGGCTGGTCCGTCTTCGACAGCAGCACCGGGCGGGTCGCCTGGGACGCCGGCAACAGCTTCGAGCGGCTCGCCGTCACGTACGGGCTGCACAACGAGGACCGGGCCGCGAAGAAGGGCACCGAGCCGGAGGGCGTCGCCATCGCCGAGTACGACGGCGTGCGGTATGCGTTCGTCGGCTCCGAGCGCAGCAACTTCGTCGCCGTCTACGACCTGGGCAACCCCGCCAAACCGGTGTTCAAGCAGGTCCTGCCGGCCACCAACGGGCCGGAGGGGCTGCTGCCCATCCCGTCGCGGGGGCTGCTCGCCGTCTCCAGCGAGGAGGACGACGCCTCGGTCGGCGTCCGCGCCTCGGTGTCGCTCTACCAGCTCGGCAAGGGCAGCCCGGCGTTCCCGAGCATCGTCTCGGGCACCGACCGGGCCGGCGCGCCGATCGGCTGGGGTGCTCTCGGCGCCCTGAGCGCGGCACCCGGCGAGCGGGACCAGCTCTACAGCGTCACCGACGCGGCGTACAGCCAGACCCGCATCCTCACCATCGACGCGAAGCGGACGCCCGCCGTGATCACCGGCGCGCTGCCGGTGAAGGACGCGACCGGTACGCCGGTCGGGTACGACGCGGAGGGCATCTTCGCCCGCCCGCAGGGCGGCTTCTGGCTCGCCGTCGAGGGCGCCAAGGGTCCGGAGAACAAGCTGGTCCGACTCGACGCCGCCGGGATCACCCGGCAGACCGTTCCGCTGCCCACGGACGTCGCCGCCGGCCTGGCCAAGCAGGGCCTGGAGGGGGTCACCGCGACCACCGACCGGCAGGGTCGGGAGATCGTCTGGGTGGCCGTGCAGCGGGAGCTGAGCACCGACCCGACCGGCGTGGTCCGGCTGGGCCGGTACGACGTCGCGGCGGACACCTGGAGCTGGTTCGGCTACCAGATGGGCAGCACCACCGTGCCGGGTGACTGGATGGGCCTCTCCGAGATCACCGTGGTCGGCGACCGGCTCGCGGTCATCGAGCGGGACAAGCTGAACGGCCCGGCCGCCACGGTCAAGCGGATCTACACGGTGCCGCTGCCGGGCGGGGCCGCGGCACCCGGCCCGCTGCGGGTGCTGCCGAAGACGCTCGCCGTCGATGTGCTGCCCGCGCTGCGTGCCACGAACGGCTGGACCCAGGAGAAGCTGGAGGGTCTGACCGCGGCCGGCAACGGCCAGGTGTACGCGATCACCGACAACGACGCGGTCCAGGACGCCACCGGCGAGACGGTGCTCCTGCGACTCGGCTCGACCCGCGAGGTCTTCGGACCCAACTGA
- a CDS encoding carboxymuconolactone decarboxylase family protein, whose translation MDARFNMFDNQIAMKFFKRFANAGMVIQQSPLPKSTQELVSLRASQINGCGWCIDMHIKEAVAAGESAVRLSLVAAWRESTVFTEAEQAALALAEEGTRLADAYQGVSDETWAQVRKHYDDDQIAALVSLVALINAANRLAVIVHQRGGSYEPGMFAATFD comes from the coding sequence ATGGACGCACGGTTCAACATGTTCGACAACCAGATCGCCATGAAGTTCTTCAAGCGGTTCGCCAACGCCGGCATGGTGATCCAGCAGTCGCCGCTGCCGAAGTCCACGCAGGAGCTGGTGTCCCTGCGGGCCAGCCAGATCAACGGCTGCGGCTGGTGCATCGACATGCACATCAAGGAGGCCGTAGCGGCCGGTGAGAGCGCGGTCCGGCTCAGCCTGGTCGCCGCCTGGCGCGAGTCCACCGTCTTCACCGAGGCCGAGCAGGCCGCGCTGGCGCTCGCCGAGGAGGGCACCCGACTGGCCGACGCCTACCAGGGCGTGTCCGACGAGACCTGGGCTCAGGTGCGCAAGCACTACGACGACGACCAGATCGCCGCGCTGGTCTCCCTGGTCGCCCTGATCAACGCGGCCAACCGGCTCGCCGTGATCGTGCATCAGCGGGGCGGTTCCTACGAGCCGGGCATGTTTGCCGCCACGTTCGACTGA
- a CDS encoding zinc metalloprotease codes for MHRRPIFRLAVLTATAATLLASGGGYAAVAAPAPVSPGVGACEPGADEHSVARVAEGATAQEPALYSKNEANAYGVIKDAPRLANGSVTVPTVFHMVSDHALSAAETTRWNTLIAAQMTVLNDSFAGRTAANASNTPFRFDLVDTTWTVNSAWYTVEPGKNERDMKKALYTGDSRTLNVYAANIGGGLLGWAYFPKGYNNGRDYIDGVVMLDESMPGGTAGKYSLGDTLTHEVGHWLMLEHTFAHGCSAAGDFVADTPREAAPQFDCPLGADTCTAPGLDPIHNFMDYTQDSCMNMFTAGQADRMSDAWVAFRVGGAG; via the coding sequence ATGCACAGGAGACCTATCTTCCGACTGGCAGTCCTCACCGCCACCGCCGCGACGCTCCTGGCGTCCGGTGGCGGCTACGCCGCGGTGGCGGCACCCGCTCCCGTCTCCCCGGGTGTCGGCGCGTGTGAGCCGGGTGCCGACGAGCACAGCGTGGCCCGGGTCGCCGAGGGCGCCACCGCCCAGGAGCCGGCGCTGTACTCCAAGAACGAGGCGAACGCCTACGGGGTGATCAAGGATGCCCCGCGCCTGGCCAACGGCAGCGTCACCGTGCCGACGGTCTTCCACATGGTCTCCGACCACGCGCTCAGCGCGGCCGAGACGACCAGGTGGAACACCCTGATCGCGGCGCAGATGACGGTGCTCAACGACTCGTTCGCCGGACGTACCGCGGCGAACGCCTCCAACACGCCGTTCCGGTTCGACCTCGTCGACACGACGTGGACGGTGAACAGCGCCTGGTACACGGTCGAGCCGGGCAAGAACGAGCGGGACATGAAGAAGGCGCTGTACACCGGCGACTCCCGCACCCTCAACGTGTACGCGGCCAACATCGGCGGCGGGCTCCTCGGCTGGGCGTACTTCCCGAAGGGCTACAACAACGGCCGGGACTACATCGACGGCGTGGTGATGCTCGACGAGTCGATGCCGGGCGGCACGGCCGGGAAGTACTCCCTGGGCGACACGCTGACGCACGAGGTGGGGCACTGGCTGATGCTGGAGCACACCTTCGCCCACGGCTGCTCCGCGGCCGGCGACTTCGTCGCGGACACTCCGCGCGAGGCGGCGCCGCAGTTCGACTGCCCGCTGGGCGCGGACACCTGCACCGCACCCGGGCTGGACCCGATCCACAACTTCATGGACTACACGCAGGACTCCTGCATGAACATGTTCACCGCCGGACAGGCGGACCGGATGAGCGACGCCTGGGTGGCATTCCGGGTCGGCGGCGCCGGGTAA
- a CDS encoding type II toxin-antitoxin system HicB family antitoxin encodes MQTDPRPEVSHYTYRVTWSSQDREFVATCAEFPSLSWLAPSQIEALQGLQNLVREVIADMEEQGEQVPQPFAERSYSGKFNLRVGESLHRELAIQAAEDGMSLNQYVLRKLRAA; translated from the coding sequence ATGCAGACTGACCCCCGTCCTGAGGTGTCCCACTACACCTACCGCGTCACCTGGTCGTCCCAGGATCGCGAGTTTGTCGCCACCTGTGCCGAGTTTCCGTCCCTCTCGTGGCTGGCCCCTTCGCAGATCGAGGCCCTGCAGGGGCTCCAGAATCTGGTGCGTGAGGTGATCGCGGACATGGAGGAGCAGGGCGAGCAGGTGCCGCAGCCGTTCGCCGAGCGCAGCTACTCAGGCAAGTTCAACCTCCGCGTCGGAGAGAGCCTGCACCGCGAACTCGCCATCCAGGCCGCCGAGGATGGGATGAGCCTCAACCAGTACGTCCTACGGAAGCTCCGCGCCGCCTGA
- a CDS encoding DNA repair helicase XPB → MSGGPLIVQSDKTLLLEIDHPDAQACRMAIAPFAELERSPEHVHTYRLTPLGLWNARAAGHDAEGVVDSLIKYSRYPVPHALLVDVAETMDRYGRLQLANDPAYGLVLRALDRLVLIEVAKSKKLAGMLGNKIDDDTIQVHPSERGRLKQALLKLGWPAEDLAGYVDGEAHPIELAETGKDGSKPWTLRSYQREAVEAFWAGGSGVVVLPCGAGKTLVGAAAMAEAKATTLILVTNTVAGRQWKRELIARTSLTEEEIGEYSGERKEIRPVTIATYQVLTSRRGGAFTHLDLFGARDWGLVVYDEVHLLPAPIFRFTADLQARRRLGLTATLVREDGREGDVFSLIGPKRYDAPWKDIESQGWIAPAECTEVRVTLTDAERMSYATAEAEERYRMAATARTKLPVVKALVDRHPDDQVLVIGAYIDQLHQLGEYLDAPIIQGSTTNRERERLFDAFRSGEIRTLVISKVGNFSIDLPEAAVAIQVSGTFGSRQEEAQRLGRVLRPKADGRQAHFYTVVSRDTIDTEYAAHRQRFLAEQGYAYTIVDADDVLGPKLPTVD, encoded by the coding sequence GTGAGCGGTGGACCACTGATCGTGCAGTCGGACAAGACCCTGCTGCTGGAGATCGACCACCCGGACGCGCAGGCCTGTCGAATGGCGATCGCGCCCTTCGCCGAGCTGGAGCGCTCTCCCGAACACGTGCACACCTACCGGCTGACCCCGCTCGGGCTGTGGAACGCCCGCGCCGCGGGGCACGACGCCGAGGGCGTGGTGGACTCGCTGATCAAGTACTCGCGCTACCCGGTGCCGCACGCGCTGCTGGTGGACGTGGCCGAGACGATGGACCGGTACGGCCGGCTCCAGCTCGCCAACGACCCGGCGTACGGCCTGGTGCTGCGGGCACTGGACCGGCTGGTGCTGATCGAGGTGGCCAAGAGCAAGAAGCTCGCCGGCATGCTCGGCAACAAGATCGACGACGACACCATCCAGGTGCACCCGTCCGAGCGCGGCCGACTCAAGCAGGCCCTGCTCAAGCTGGGCTGGCCGGCGGAGGACCTGGCCGGCTACGTCGACGGCGAGGCGCACCCGATCGAGCTGGCCGAGACCGGCAAGGACGGCAGCAAGCCGTGGACGCTGCGGTCGTACCAGCGGGAGGCCGTGGAGGCGTTCTGGGCCGGCGGGTCGGGCGTGGTGGTGCTGCCCTGCGGCGCCGGCAAGACCCTGGTGGGCGCGGCGGCGATGGCCGAGGCGAAGGCGACCACGCTGATCCTGGTCACCAACACCGTCGCCGGCCGGCAGTGGAAGCGGGAGCTGATCGCCCGCACCTCGCTGACCGAGGAGGAGATCGGGGAGTACTCGGGCGAGCGCAAGGAGATCCGCCCGGTCACCATCGCCACGTACCAGGTGCTCACCTCGCGGCGCGGCGGCGCGTTCACCCACCTGGACCTGTTCGGGGCCCGCGACTGGGGCCTGGTCGTCTACGACGAGGTGCACCTGCTGCCCGCGCCGATCTTCCGGTTCACCGCCGATCTTCAGGCCCGCCGCCGACTCGGCCTGACCGCCACCCTGGTCCGCGAGGACGGCCGCGAGGGTGACGTGTTCAGCCTGATCGGTCCGAAGCGGTACGACGCTCCGTGGAAGGACATCGAGTCGCAGGGCTGGATCGCCCCGGCCGAGTGCACCGAGGTCCGGGTGACCCTGACCGACGCGGAGCGCATGTCGTACGCGACCGCGGAGGCCGAGGAGCGCTACCGGATGGCGGCGACCGCGCGCACGAAGCTGCCCGTGGTGAAGGCACTGGTCGACCGGCACCCGGACGACCAGGTGCTGGTGATCGGCGCCTACATCGACCAGCTGCACCAGCTGGGCGAATACCTGGACGCGCCGATCATCCAGGGCTCGACCACGAACAGGGAGCGGGAACGGCTCTTCGACGCGTTCCGCTCCGGGGAGATCCGCACGCTGGTCATCTCCAAGGTCGGCAACTTCTCCATCGACCTGCCCGAGGCGGCGGTGGCGATCCAGGTGTCGGGGACGTTCGGCTCCCGGCAGGAGGAGGCGCAGCGGCTCGGTCGGGTGCTGCGACCGAAGGCGGACGGCCGACAGGCGCACTTCTACACGGTGGTTTCCCGGGACACCATCGACACCGAGTACGCCGCACACCGGCAGCGTTTCCTGGCCGAGCAGGGGTACGCGTACACGATCGTGGACGCCGACGACGTCCTCGGCCCGAAGCTGCCGACGGTCGACTGA
- a CDS encoding TIGR03089 family protein: MQPTVMADLSVRPADNERPLLSYRDEATGERVDLTAHQVGAWAARSASLLRDGCGLGPGSRVAVLLPAHWRTAAVLLGAWASGLAVSFRPRATAGLPVLEPGGDQPFDAVFVTPERQDDWLEDVPDAPHRYLVGTGPGPLADVPLGWLDWSAEVLRYPDSTPDHTAIHPSDPASADGTTYGQWGALAQEIAKMLDLRAGDRLLVDAAEHEQPLKWLLAPLSAGASVVISANLDAAGRDAVVSAEQVTRVL; encoded by the coding sequence ATGCAGCCAACCGTCATGGCCGACCTGTCGGTCCGGCCCGCCGACAACGAGCGCCCGCTGCTCAGCTACCGCGACGAGGCGACCGGCGAGCGGGTCGACCTGACCGCGCACCAGGTCGGTGCCTGGGCGGCGCGCAGCGCCAGTCTGCTGCGGGACGGCTGCGGACTCGGCCCGGGCAGCCGCGTCGCGGTGCTGCTGCCGGCGCACTGGCGTACCGCTGCGGTTTTGTTGGGCGCCTGGGCCTCCGGCCTGGCGGTGTCGTTCCGGCCCCGGGCCACCGCCGGCCTGCCGGTCCTCGAACCGGGCGGCGACCAGCCATTCGACGCGGTCTTCGTGACCCCCGAACGGCAGGACGACTGGCTGGAGGACGTGCCGGACGCCCCACACCGTTACCTCGTCGGCACCGGGCCGGGGCCGCTGGCCGACGTGCCGCTGGGCTGGCTCGACTGGTCAGCCGAGGTGCTCCGGTACCCCGACTCCACGCCCGACCACACCGCCATCCACCCGTCCGACCCGGCCAGCGCGGACGGCACGACCTACGGCCAGTGGGGTGCGCTCGCCCAGGAAATCGCCAAGATGCTGGATCTGCGCGCCGGCGACCGGCTGCTGGTCGACGCCGCCGAGCACGAGCAGCCGCTGAAGTGGCTGCTCGCCCCGCTGTCCGCTGGCGCGTCCGTGGTGATCAGCGCCAACCTCGACGCGGCAGGGCGGGACGCGGTCGTCTCCGCCGAGCAGGTCACCCGGGTCCTCTAG
- the ligD gene encoding non-homologous end-joining DNA ligase: MPVERLRVDVEGRALELSNLDKVLYPSAGFTKGEVIDYYTRISPVLLPHLRDRALTRIRFPNGVGGGSFFEKNAPAATPDWVRLETLPAPGSSKGRETIDYVVADDLPTLVWLANLAALELHTPQWKVGEHPDMMVVDLDPGPPAGLAECCPVAVLMRDRLAADGIESYPKTSGKKGMQLCCPIAGTQSSDLVSDYAKRIAQELEKAHPKLIVSKMAKNLRPGKVFIDWSQNNAAKTTVAPYSLRAQDVPSASTPLTWDEVEAGARGRKPAVRQFTAAEVLDRVEEYDDLLAPLLEGGPELPL; the protein is encoded by the coding sequence ATGCCGGTTGAACGGTTGCGGGTGGACGTCGAGGGTCGCGCGCTGGAGCTGTCCAATCTGGACAAGGTGCTCTATCCGTCGGCCGGCTTCACCAAGGGCGAGGTGATCGACTACTACACGCGCATCTCGCCGGTGCTCCTGCCACACCTGCGCGATCGGGCGCTGACCCGGATCCGGTTCCCCAACGGGGTGGGCGGTGGCTCCTTCTTCGAGAAGAACGCCCCGGCCGCCACCCCCGACTGGGTACGGCTGGAGACGCTGCCCGCCCCCGGGTCGAGCAAGGGCCGGGAGACCATCGACTACGTGGTCGCCGACGATCTGCCCACCCTGGTCTGGTTGGCGAACCTGGCCGCGCTGGAGCTGCACACGCCGCAGTGGAAGGTCGGCGAGCACCCGGACATGATGGTGGTGGACCTGGACCCGGGGCCGCCGGCCGGGCTCGCCGAGTGCTGCCCGGTGGCGGTGCTGATGCGCGACCGGCTCGCTGCCGACGGGATCGAGTCGTACCCGAAGACCTCCGGCAAGAAGGGCATGCAGCTCTGCTGCCCGATCGCCGGCACGCAGTCGTCCGATCTTGTGTCTGACTACGCCAAGCGCATCGCGCAGGAGTTGGAGAAGGCGCACCCGAAGCTGATCGTGTCGAAGATGGCCAAGAACCTGCGCCCTGGCAAGGTCTTCATCGACTGGAGCCAGAACAACGCGGCGAAGACCACGGTGGCGCCGTACTCGCTGCGGGCCCAGGACGTGCCGTCCGCCTCCACCCCGCTGACCTGGGACGAGGTCGAGGCCGGCGCCCGCGGCCGGAAGCCGGCCGTGCGCCAGTTCACCGCCGCCGAGGTCCTGGACCGGGTCGAGGAGTACGACGACCTGCTCGCCCCGCTGCTCGAGGGCGGCCCGGAACTGCCTCTCTGA
- the ligD gene encoding non-homologous end-joining DNA ligase encodes MPGAPLKPMLAMTGPLPAGAGWAYEFKWDGVRALADISASGQHLYARSGVEITAAYPELATLFEQVDDALLDGEVVLLGEGGQPSFTALAERMHVRDRNKAARLAAIMPVTYMIFDLLRLNGDDLTGWPYERRREALDGLALGGARWAVPPVFADGPATYEAAGEHGLEGVMAKRVGAVYRPGVRSPDWVKVKLEVTGDFVIGGWRPGARRIGGLLVGVPGPDGRLIYRGRVGGGIGAAIERQLLAELEPLRSGVSPFAPGVPREDARGAIWVTPRVVVEVKYGQRTPDGRLRFPRVLRLRPDKPPEEVDDAG; translated from the coding sequence GTGCCCGGCGCGCCGCTCAAGCCGATGCTCGCGATGACCGGGCCGCTCCCGGCCGGTGCCGGCTGGGCGTACGAGTTCAAGTGGGACGGGGTCCGTGCGCTGGCCGACATCTCCGCCAGCGGTCAGCACCTGTACGCCCGCTCCGGCGTGGAGATCACCGCCGCGTACCCCGAACTGGCCACCCTGTTCGAGCAGGTCGACGACGCGCTGCTCGACGGTGAGGTGGTGCTGCTCGGCGAGGGCGGGCAGCCCTCGTTCACCGCTCTCGCCGAACGGATGCACGTCCGGGACCGCAACAAGGCGGCCCGGTTGGCGGCGATCATGCCGGTCACGTACATGATCTTCGACCTGCTCCGGCTGAACGGCGACGACCTGACCGGCTGGCCGTACGAGCGCCGTCGGGAGGCCCTGGACGGGCTCGCCCTCGGCGGTGCCCGGTGGGCGGTGCCGCCGGTCTTCGCCGATGGCCCGGCCACCTACGAGGCGGCCGGCGAGCACGGCCTGGAGGGGGTGATGGCCAAGCGGGTCGGCGCCGTCTACCGCCCTGGTGTGCGCTCGCCGGACTGGGTGAAGGTCAAGCTGGAGGTGACCGGCGACTTCGTCATCGGTGGCTGGCGACCGGGCGCGCGCCGGATCGGTGGGCTGCTGGTCGGGGTGCCCGGCCCGGACGGTCGGCTGATCTACCGGGGCCGGGTGGGCGGTGGGATCGGCGCGGCCATCGAACGGCAGCTCCTCGCCGAGCTCGAACCGCTGCGCTCCGGCGTGTCACCGTTCGCGCCGGGAGTGCCGCGCGAGGATGCCCGAGGTGCCATCTGGGTAACTCCCCGGGTGGTGGTGGAGGTGAAGTACGGCCAGCGCACCCCCGACGGCCGGCTGCGCTTCCCCCGGGTGCTGCGGTTGCGTCCGGACAAGCCGCCGGAGGAGGTCGACGATGCCGGTTGA
- a CDS encoding Ku protein: MRAIWKGAVSFGLVSIGVKLYSATEEKDIRFHQVHREDGGRIRYKRTCSVCGEEVTYDDIAKGYDIGGGEMVILTDEDFADLPLTSSRAIDVLEFVPADQVDPILYNKAYFLEPEGTATKPYVLLRDALLDSERVAIVKVALRQREQLATLRVREGVLLLNTMLWPDEIRTADFGFLDEDLKVRPPELAMASSLIDSMTGEFEPDVFTDDYRAALQEVIDAKVEGREVVQPEEVEEAPAAAVDLMAALKASVDRARAARGEQPARGGGGEPTPISSARSAKKAAEKKAAKAPAKKAAAKKTAEKKTAAATAEPAKKAAKKTPAKKAEPAKKTAARKTAPRKTA, from the coding sequence ATGCGGGCCATCTGGAAGGGAGCCGTGTCGTTCGGGCTCGTCTCGATCGGGGTGAAGCTCTACTCCGCGACCGAGGAGAAGGACATCCGGTTCCACCAGGTGCACCGCGAGGACGGTGGCCGGATCCGGTACAAGCGCACCTGCTCGGTCTGCGGCGAGGAGGTCACCTACGACGACATCGCCAAGGGCTACGACATCGGCGGCGGGGAGATGGTGATCCTCACCGACGAGGACTTCGCCGACCTGCCGCTGACCAGCTCGCGCGCGATCGACGTGCTGGAGTTCGTCCCCGCCGACCAGGTCGACCCGATCCTCTACAACAAGGCGTACTTCCTGGAGCCGGAGGGCACGGCGACCAAGCCGTACGTGCTGCTGCGCGACGCGCTGCTCGACTCGGAGCGGGTGGCCATCGTCAAGGTCGCACTGCGTCAGCGGGAGCAGCTCGCCACGCTGCGGGTCCGCGAGGGCGTGCTGCTGCTCAACACCATGCTCTGGCCGGACGAGATCCGGACGGCCGATTTCGGCTTCCTCGACGAGGACCTCAAGGTGCGCCCGCCGGAGCTGGCGATGGCCAGTTCCCTGATCGACTCGATGACCGGCGAGTTCGAGCCGGACGTCTTCACCGACGACTACCGGGCGGCGTTGCAGGAGGTCATCGACGCCAAGGTGGAGGGTCGGGAGGTCGTCCAGCCGGAAGAGGTCGAGGAGGCGCCGGCCGCGGCGGTGGACCTGATGGCCGCGCTTAAGGCATCGGTGGACCGGGCTCGGGCGGCCCGCGGCGAGCAGCCGGCCCGTGGCGGCGGAGGCGAGCCGACGCCCATCTCGTCGGCCCGCTCGGCCAAGAAGGCGGCCGAGAAGAAGGCGGCGAAGGCGCCCGCGAAGAAGGCCGCGGCGAAGAAGACCGCCGAGAAGAAGACGGCCGCGGCCACGGCCGAACCGGCGAAGAAGGCCGCCAAGAAGACCCCCGCGAAGAAGGCGGAGCCGGCGAAGAAGACGGCGGCCCGGAAGACCGCGCCCCGCAAGACCGCCTGA
- a CDS encoding toxin HicA produces the protein MDQEERLQEWYRRQYHFFVSSIDRLVEAMRRHQQNVAYNDLYGVCEHYFGKPRQAASSHAVFKMPWAGDPRVNIQNDKGKAKAYQVRQVLKAIDKKEAM, from the coding sequence GTGGATCAAGAGGAGCGCTTGCAGGAGTGGTACCGCCGGCAGTACCATTTCTTTGTGTCGTCCATAGACAGGCTTGTTGAGGCGATGCGACGGCACCAGCAGAACGTCGCCTACAACGATCTCTACGGGGTGTGCGAGCACTACTTCGGGAAGCCTCGGCAAGCCGCCAGCTCCCATGCGGTGTTCAAGATGCCCTGGGCGGGCGATCCACGGGTAAATATCCAAAACGACAAGGGCAAGGCCAAGGCGTACCAGGTGCGGCAAGTGCTCAAGGCGATCGACAAGAAGGAGGCCATGTGA